In Streptomyces venezuelae, the sequence CCGCCTACCCGACGACGGTCCAGGTGTCGTTGCCGGTCAGCAGCGCCCCGAGGTCTCCCTTGCCGCTGCGGTCGACGGCCGCGTCGAGCTGGTCGGCCATGAGGGTGTCGTAGACCGGGCGCTCCACGTTGCGGAACACCCCGATCGGCGTGTGGTGCAGTGTGTCGGGGTCCGCGAGACGCGAGAGCGCGAACGCCGTGGTGGCGCTGGCGTTCCGCGCGTCGTGCACCAGGACCCGCGCCTCGTCGGCCGCGGTGACCTCGACGACCTCCAGGTCTCCGGTGGCCGGATTGCGTACGACACCTTTCGCGTCGTCCGCGCCGAACCGGATCGGCTGCCCGTCCTCCAGCCGGATCACGGCTTCCAGGGCCTGGTCCTTGTCCTTGAGGACCTCGAAGGCGCCGTCGTTGAAGATGTTGCAGTTCTGGTAGATCTCCACCAGTGCCGTGCCCTGGTGGTCGGCCGCCTGGCGCAGCACCTCGGTGAGGTGCTTGCGGTCGGAGTCGACGGTCCGGGCGACGAAGGAGGCCTCGGCCCCGATCGCCAGCGACACCGGGTTGAAGGGCGCGTCCAGCGAACCCATCGGCGTCGACTTGGTGATCTTGCCGACCTCGGAGGTGGGGGAGTACTGGCCCTTGGTCAGCCCGTAGATCCGGTTGTTGAAGAGCAGGATCTTCAGGTTGACGTTGCGGCGCAGGGCGTGGATGAGGTGGTTCCCGCCGATGGACAGCGCGTCGCCGTCACCCGTGACCACCCAGACGGACAGGTCGCGGCGGGAGGTGGCGAGTCCGGTGGCGATGGCCGGGGCGCGGCCGTGGATCGAGTGCATCCCGTACGTGTTCATGTAGTACGGGAAGCGGGAGGAACAGCCGATGCCCGAGACGAAGACGATGTTCTCCTTCGCGAGGCCCAGCTCGGGCATGAAGCCCTGGACCGCGGCCAGCACGGCGTAGTCACCGCAACCGGGGCACCAGCGGACCTCCTGGTCCGACTTGAAGTCCTTCATCGACTGCTTGCTCTCGGCCTTGGGTACCAGCGAGAGCAGGGTCCGCGCCCCGTCTGCCGCAGCCTCCGTCACCTCAGTCATCGATGGCCTCCTTGAGAACCGTGGCGAGCTGCTCCGCCTTGAACGGCATTCCGTTGACCTGGTTGTACGACTGGGCGTCGACCAGGTATTTCGCCCGGATCAGGGTGGCGAGCTGCCCGAGGTTCATCTCCGGCACCACTACCTTCTCGTAACGCTCCAGGACCTCGCCGAGATTCCTTGGGAAGGGGTTGACGTGGCGCAGATGGGCCTGGGCGATGGGGAGTCCGGTGTTCCGCAGCCGGCGGACGGCCGCCGTGATGGGGCCGTAGGTGGAACCCCAGCCCAGGACCAGGGTGGTGGCGCCGTCCGGGTCGTCGACGTCGAGGTCGGGCACCCGGATGCCGTCGATCTTGGCCTGACGGGTGCGGACCATGAGGTCGTGGTTGGCCGGGTCGTAGGAGATGTTGCCGGTGCCGTCCTGCTTCTCGATGCCGCCGATGCGGTGTTCGAGGCCGGGGGTGCCGGGG encodes:
- a CDS encoding 2-oxoacid:ferredoxin oxidoreductase subunit beta, which gives rise to MTEVTEAAADGARTLLSLVPKAESKQSMKDFKSDQEVRWCPGCGDYAVLAAVQGFMPELGLAKENIVFVSGIGCSSRFPYYMNTYGMHSIHGRAPAIATGLATSRRDLSVWVVTGDGDALSIGGNHLIHALRRNVNLKILLFNNRIYGLTKGQYSPTSEVGKITKSTPMGSLDAPFNPVSLAIGAEASFVARTVDSDRKHLTEVLRQAADHQGTALVEIYQNCNIFNDGAFEVLKDKDQALEAVIRLEDGQPIRFGADDAKGVVRNPATGDLEVVEVTAADEARVLVHDARNASATTAFALSRLADPDTLHHTPIGVFRNVERPVYDTLMADQLDAAVDRSGKGDLGALLTGNDTWTVVG